The nucleotide sequence GGCCGGCCTTCCCGACCGCCGCAACCAGTCTCGCACCTTGCGCCCGACCGCGACGACCTCCACGTGCCCTCCCTGCTGCTCCTCGAGCCGGAGCACGGCGTCGAGGGCTCGGCCGAGGTTGGCGTTGTACCCGCCGGCAAGGCCCCGGTCGGCGGCAATCGCGCATACGAGGGTGTGGCCGCCCGCCTTCTGCCGCAGCAGCGGGTGATTCCTGGCCAGCTCCGGGCGTGCGGCCAGCGTGGTGGAGACGACCCGGGCCAGCACGTCCGCGATGCGGTTGGCGAACGGCCTGGCCGCCACCACCTGCCCCTGGGCACGTCGCAGCTTGGCCGCGGAGACCATCTCCATGGCCTTGGTGACCTGCTGCGTGCTCTGCACGCTCTGGATGCGCCGCTTGATGTCCCTGGTCGATTGCCCTGCCATCTTCGCTCGCCCTAGCTACTTGGTGACCGCTTGCGCGTTCAACCGGCCGCCTTGGGTGGCTCGGCCGCCTGCATGCGGGCCTTGACTTCCTGAATGGCCGCTTTCAACTGCTGGATGAGGTCGTCGTCCAGCGCCTTCTTCTCCCGGATTTGCTGGAGAAGGGAGGCGCGCTGCGTGCGCAGGTACGCCAGGAACTGCCGCTCGAAGGGCTGGACCTGCTCCACGGGCATATCGTCGAGGAACCCGTTGACGCCCGCGAAGATGACGGCGACCTGCTCCTCGACGGGCATGGGCTGGTACTGGCCTTGCTTGAGGATTTCGGTGACCCGCTCGCCCCGAGTCAGCCGGGCCTGCGTGGCCCGGTCGAGGCTGGAGCCGAACTGCGCGAAGGCGGCCAGCTCCCGGTACTGGGAAAGATCCAGGCGCAGGCGGCCCGCCACCTGGCGCATCGCCTTGACCTGGGCGTCGCCCCCGACCCGGCTCACGGAGCGACCGACGTTGATGGCCGGCCGGATACCGGCGTAGAAGAGGTCCGTCTCCAGGTAGATCTGCCCGTCGGTGATGGAGATGACGTTGGTCGGGATGTACGCCGAGATGTCGCCGGCCTGGGTCTCGATGATCGGAAGGGCCGTGAGCGACCCTCCGCCCAGCCGGTCGTCCAGCTTGGCGGAGCGCTCCAGCAGGCGGCTGTGCAGGTAGAAGATATCGCCCGGGAAAGCCTCCCGGCCGGGAGGGCGGCGCAGCAAGAGCGACAGCTCCCGGTAGGCGGCGGCGTGCTTGGAGAGGTCGTCGTAGACCACCAGCACGTCCTGACCCTTGTACATGAAGTACTCGCCCATGGCGCACCCGGCGTACGGGGCGATGTAGAGAAGGGGCGCCGGCTCGCTGGCGGTGGCCGAAACCACGATGGTGTACTCCATCGCGCCCTTCTGGCGCAGCACGTCCACGACCCCTGCCACCGTCGACGCCTTCTGGCCGATGGCCACGTAGATGCAGATGACGTCCTGGCCGCGCTGGTTGATGATGGTGTCCACCGCCAGGGCGGTCTTGCCCGTTTGCCGGTCGCCGATGATGAGCTCGCGCTGCCCCCGCCCGATGGGGATCATGGAGTCGATGGCCTTGAGGCCGGTCTGCAGGGGCTGCTGCACCTTCCGGCGGTCGATGACGCCCGGCGCCTTTGCCTCCACGGGCCGGAACGTGTTCGTCTGGATCGGGCCCTTGCCGTCGAGCGGCTGGCCCAGGGGGTTGACGACCCTGCCGATCAGGGCCTCGCCCACGGGCACCTCGATGATGCGCCCCGTGCGGCGTACCGGGTCGCCCTCCTTGAGGTGGGAGTACGGCCCGAGGAGCACGACGCCGATGTTGTCCTCCTCGAGGTTGAGCGCCATCCCGTAGAGATCGCCGGGGAAGAGTAACAGCTCGCTCGCCATGCACTCCGACAGGCCGTGCACCCGGGCGATCCCGTCGCCGACCATGATGACGGTGCCGACCTCTTCGACGGCCGGCTCGGCCTCGAAGCGCTCGATCTCCCGCTTGAGCACCGAGGTGATCTCTTCTGGCCGAATAGTCACCGCACCTAACCTGCCTTTCCGTCCAGCGAGGCGGGGGAGGGCCGGATGGGCACGCTACGCAGTGTCTGGTGCAGGCGCGCCAGCTGCCGCGAAAGAGTGCCGTCGATGCGCACGTCCCCTGCCCGGACCGCGAGCCCCCCGATCAAGTTGGGATCGACGCGCTTGGAGAGCCTCACTCCCCGCGCGCCCAGGAACCTCGCCAGGTGAGCCTTGAGGGACTCCTCCTCCTGGGGGTCCAGCGGCGTGGCACTCTCGACCTCGACCCGCACCACGCCCCGGATCCGGTCGGCCTCCTGCAAGAACTGATCAAAGATTTGAGGGAGCAGTGTCTCCCGCCCCTTGCGGGCCACCAGGCCGAGGAAATGGTAGACGAGCGGCGACACCTGATCTCCCAGCACCCGGCGGAGCGCTTGCACCTTCGCCTGCGGGGATAGGTGAACGTGGTACCAGGCCCTGCGCACCTCCGCCTGCGCCCGGAACGCCTCCATCACCCGGGCCAGCTCCTGCTCGACCTCGTCGAGCCTCCGGCGCTCGGCCGCCAGCTCGGCCAGCGCCAGAGCATAGCGGCGCACGAGCACCCGGCGCCCCATCAACGCCGCTCACCCACCTGCTCGATGAACTCCCGGGCAAGCCGCCGCTGGTCGTCGTCCGAGATGTTGCGCCGCAACAGGTGCTGCGCCGCATCCACCGCCAGCGCCGCCGCCTCGTCGCGGATGGCCGCGACCGCCTGCTCCCGCTCCATCCGGATCTCGGCCCTCGCCTGCTCGAGCATGCGGCGGGTCTCCTCCTCCGCCAGCTTCAGCCGGCGCTGGCGCTCCTGCTCGGCCGCCTCCAGGGCCCGCTGGAGCTCTTGCTGCGCCCGCCTCCTGGCCTCCTCGAGGGATGCCCGCATCTCGTCCCGCAGCTTCTCCGCCTCCGCGCGAGCCTGCCGGGCACCGTCCAGCGACTCGCTCACCTCGGCCTCCCGCTTCTGCAGCACCTCGCCCAACGGCTTGAACAGGAACCGGGTGAGCAGGTACAGGACGATCAGCACGTTGATGACCTGGGCCAGGAAGGTCACCACGTTGAACTGCAAAGGCGTCTGCGCTGCCCCTTCGGCAGCCGCCAGGAACATCGCACTCGACGCTGCCCACTCCATGAAATGGACCCGCCCCGCTTCCACTCATAGGCCCGCCAGGGGCCGGGAGAGTCGGGGCCGGCACCCCGCACGCGGGGGCCGGCACCCGTTTTTTCCCTGTGCCACGGCCTCGTACGCGCGATCCGCTATCGGGGCCTCAGCCGACCGTGATCTTACCGGACAGGATGTACGCAATCACGAACGAGAAGAGCGTCAAGGCCTCCATGAACGCCAGGGCAATGAGGAGAGCGCCGCGGATCTCGCCGGCAGCCTCGGGCTGCCTCGCGATGCTCTCCACCGCCCGGGTGGTGGCCCAACCCTGACCGAACGCCGACATCATGGCCGGAAGCGCGATGGCCAGGGTCACCGCCAGGAATTCCACCTTTCCTTTCGCCCCCTTCCCGCGCCAACACGTTGTCGCAAGTCACCATGCACCAGCCCGCGCATCGGTACGCCGCCGCGGGGCCTCAGTGATGGCCCATGGCCGTGGCCACGTAAACGGAAGTCAGTGTGGCGAATATGAGCGCCTGGATGAACCCGAACAACACCTCGAGCAGCATGACCGGTGTTGGCGCGAGGACGGGCACCAACACGAACAGCGCGGCGACCACCATGTCGCCGCCGAACAGGTTACCGAAAAGACGGACGGAAAGCGAGAAGACCTTGACCAATTCCTCGATGAGGTTCATGGGCAACAGGAAGGGGAACGGCTCCAAGAAGCGGCGCAGGTACCGCCGCACGCCCACCGCCCGGGCCGCGAAGACCTGGACCAGGATCAGGTCGGTGACCGCAAGCCCGGCGGTCGTGGAGATGTCGGTGGTGGGGGGCACGACGCCGGGTATGAACCACGCGTAGTTGAGGCCCAGCACCAGCAGGAAGAAGGTGCCGATCAGCGGCACCATCCGCCGGTCCGAGTGCCCCAACGACTGCTCCAGCAGTCCCTCGATGAACCGGTAGTATACCTCGGCCAGCGTCTGGATCCCCCTGGGACGCTCCTGGAGGTGACGCCCCGCCCAATAGGCGAGGACCCCGATGATGAGCACGACCACCCAGCTGTTGACCACCGACGTGGTGATGGTGTAAGGGCCGACGTGCCACAACGGCCGGGGCAGGATCTCCGTCACCACGTCCGACATGGCGGACAGTCTGGACTGCATGAATCGCTCCAGCATACCTAGCTCCCCGATTGCTCCCCGCCGGCACGGCGCCGCCGCGTCCGGTACGGCATGGAGATCACGTGCGCCACCAGGTCAGCCAGCAACCCACCGAGCGTGCCGAGGAGAAACGCCAGGCCGCGGCCCGAAGCCCACCACAACACCGTCCCGGCCAGGGCCAGCCGGGCCATGGAGGCGGCAACCACCCACAGGGCGCCCGGTCCGCCCTCTTGCCACCGCAGCATGGCCCACCGCATCAGGTGGCGGTTGGCCAGGGCCACGGTGCCGCCGGCCAGGACGCCCCCCGCCGCGGCGGTGCCCGCGGCCATGGCCGCAACAGCCGTCCCTGCGAGGACAACGGCGACCAGGGTCCCTCCCCGATCCTGCACGGCCCACTCGAGCCCGGCCGTCGACGCCTTGTGGGGAAAAGTCTCGCCGGCTCTCGCCGCCGGCCGCGCCTGCCCGATCAGTCCCCCGGCTCCTCTCGCTCCCGCGCCGCTCTGCATGCGGCTCTTGCGCTACTTTTCACGATCGACCCCATGACTTCGGGGCGACGCTAGAATCTACGCTACGGGTGGCCACCTTCCTTTGAGAATTCGGCGATGAGGATGCCCGGCCCGAGCAAGTCGGAGCGCGGCCCGTCAGCGCCGGTCCATCTTCTCGAGCCGCATGATCTCCCGGACCAGGGAGACGAGCGAAACCACGATGGCCAGGATCACGCCCGCCAGGCTCAGCCAGGGCTCCGTCCCCCACCGGCGGTCGAGATACTGCCCACCGAGGATCCCCGCGACCAGCGCCGCGGCCGTGTTGAACCCCCATGAGAGGATCGCGGCGTACCGCCCCATGTCACCCAGCGCTGAGCGCCCGCGCGAGGGCTTCGGTTTCTTATCGCCCGGCTGCCCCACGGGCGCCTCCGGAGATCCTGGATCCACGAGCCCAGCGCATTATACTGGGACCGCTTACTGTTTGCAATCTCCCCGCCCTCCCTCTCCGGCGCCCGGCGTTGCTCCAAAGGGCTCCACTTCCCCGTCGTCCAGGGCGAGGGCTTTCTTGAGCGCCTGCACGATGCGCTTGGAGGCGCGCCCGTCGCCGTAAGGGTTGGCCACGTGCGCCATGGCCTCGTACGCGGCCCGGTCGGACAGGAGCTCCGACGCTACCCCGACGATCCGGTCAGCCTCGGTGCCCACCAGTCGAGCGCAGCCCGCCTCGACGCCCTCGGGCCGCTCCGTGACCTCCCGCAACACCAGCACCGGCTTGCCGAGAGCCGGCGCCTCCTCCTGGATGCCCCCGGAATCGGTCAGCACCAGGTAGGCCGCTTTCAGGAGCGGCACCCACTGGACGTAGTCGGGCGGATCCAGGAGCACCACCCGTTCTGCGCCGCCGAGCTCCTCCCACGCCACGGACCGGACGGCCGGGTTGGGGTGGACGCTCACCACGGCCGCCACGTCCTCGAACATCCCGACCAGCCGCTTGAGCGCCCGGAACACGGAACGGTGCGGCTCCCCCCAGCTCTCCCGCCGGTGGGCCGTCACCAGGAGCAACCGCCGGCCCGCCTGCAGGTGCTCTATCACCCCGGGCTGAGCGATGGGCAGGTCGCGCCGGGCGATCTCCAGCAGGGCGTCGATGACCGTATTGCCCGTCACCCAGATCCGCCCCGCCTCCACCCCCTCCGCCGCGAGCCGGCGCCCTGCCCGCGGCGTCGGCGCGTAGTGCCAGCTCGCGACGACGCTGGTCAGGCGGCGGTTGATCTCCTCGGGGAACGGATTGTACGGGTCGTCGCTGCGTAACCCCGCCTCCACGTGCCCGACGGGGATGCGGCGATAGAACGCCGCGAGCGAGGCGGCGAACGTGGTCGTGGTGTCGCCCTGCACGAGCACCACCTGGGGACGATGCCGGTCGAAGACCGGGTCGAGGCCGGTCAGCGTGGCGCTGGTGACGTGGCTCAAGCTCTGGCGGGCCACCATGATGTCGAGGTCGGCCACGGGCTCGAGCCCGAAGACCTGCAGGACCTGGTCGAGGATCTCCCGGTGCTGGCCGGTGACGACCGGCCGGACGTCAAACGAGCCGTCCGCCTCAAGAGCCTTGATAACGGGCGCGAGCTTGATGGCCTCGGGCCGGGTGCCGAAGATCGGCATGACCACCACTGCGCCCATCCGCCCATCCTTCCCCTTCTACCCGGTGAGGCCGCGAGCGCTGGTCCCACGCGACCCGCACGATCATCATGGCCGCCACGGCCAGGAGGCCCAGCGGCGGCACCAGCGACATCCGGCTCTGGGGCGTTACCAGCAGGGCCAGCGACCCCAGGGCGGCGCTGACCCCGTACAGCGCGAGCACCACCTGCCGCGGAGCCTGCCAGCGTGCAAGCAACCGGTAGTGCAGGTGTCCGTTGTCGGCCTCGCCCAGGGGCCGGCGCGCCATGCTCCTGCGCACCACCGCCCACGCCGTATCGAACAGCGGCACGCCCAGGCTCAGCACGGGCACCAGCATGGCGAGCACCGCCGGGCCCTTCGCCGAACCCAGGGCGCTGGCAGCGGCGAAGGCGAAGCCCAGGGTAAGTGCCCCGCTGTCTCCCATGAAAATGCGCGCCGGAGAGAAATTGTACCGCAAGAAGGCGACACATCCTGCCGCCAGCACCATCAACAACGCCGCCGGGTCGGCCAGGCCGCGGCTTGCGGCCGCCAAGAGGGTCGGGACCGCAGCGATGGCCACGACACCCGCCGCGAGCCCATCCAGCCCATCCAGCAAGTTGACGGCGTTGGTCACGCCCACCAGCCACAGCAGCGTGATCGGCACCGACCAGGGCCCCAGGTAGACGATCTGCTCCAGACCATGCGGGCCGCCGATGAACGACGGCAGCGAGAGGAACTCGATCCGAAGCCCCAGCGCCACCGACACGCCCGCCGCCAGCAGCTGGCCCGCCAGCTTGGCCCGGGGGGTCAACGTACGGAGATCGTCGATCAACCCCACGGCGAAGATGATGACGACGCCGGCACCCACGCGCAGCAGCATGGAGCTCGGTTCGCCCAGCATCCACAGCACGGCCCCG is from Limnochorda sp. L945t and encodes:
- the atpB gene encoding F0F1 ATP synthase subunit A → MLERFMQSRLSAMSDVVTEILPRPLWHVGPYTITTSVVNSWVVVLIIGVLAYWAGRHLQERPRGIQTLAEVYYRFIEGLLEQSLGHSDRRMVPLIGTFFLLVLGLNYAWFIPGVVPPTTDISTTAGLAVTDLILVQVFAARAVGVRRYLRRFLEPFPFLLPMNLIEELVKVFSLSVRLFGNLFGGDMVVAALFVLVPVLAPTPVMLLEVLFGFIQALIFATLTSVYVATAMGHH
- the atpH gene encoding ATP synthase F1 subunit delta, translating into MGRRVLVRRYALALAELAAERRRLDEVEQELARVMEAFRAQAEVRRAWYHVHLSPQAKVQALRRVLGDQVSPLVYHFLGLVARKGRETLLPQIFDQFLQEADRIRGVVRVEVESATPLDPQEEESLKAHLARFLGARGVRLSKRVDPNLIGGLAVRAGDVRIDGTLSRQLARLHQTLRSVPIRPSPASLDGKAG
- the atpF gene encoding F0F1 ATP synthase subunit B; the encoded protein is MEWAASSAMFLAAAEGAAQTPLQFNVVTFLAQVINVLIVLYLLTRFLFKPLGEVLQKREAEVSESLDGARQARAEAEKLRDEMRASLEEARRRAQQELQRALEAAEQERQRRLKLAEEETRRMLEQARAEIRMEREQAVAAIRDEAAALAVDAAQHLLRRNISDDDQRRLAREFIEQVGERR
- the wecB gene encoding non-hydrolyzing UDP-N-acetylglucosamine 2-epimerase — encoded protein: MGAVVVMPIFGTRPEAIKLAPVIKALEADGSFDVRPVVTGQHREILDQVLQVFGLEPVADLDIMVARQSLSHVTSATLTGLDPVFDRHRPQVVLVQGDTTTTFAASLAAFYRRIPVGHVEAGLRSDDPYNPFPEEINRRLTSVVASWHYAPTPRAGRRLAAEGVEAGRIWVTGNTVIDALLEIARRDLPIAQPGVIEHLQAGRRLLLVTAHRRESWGEPHRSVFRALKRLVGMFEDVAAVVSVHPNPAVRSVAWEELGGAERVVLLDPPDYVQWVPLLKAAYLVLTDSGGIQEEAPALGKPVLVLREVTERPEGVEAGCARLVGTEADRIVGVASELLSDRAAYEAMAHVANPYGDGRASKRIVQALKKALALDDGEVEPFGATPGAGEGGRGDCKQ
- a CDS encoding MraY family glycosyltransferase yields the protein MGVDMDYLSATAAAAAAFLLVWVLTPAVERWARARGLLDRPEGRHLHPKPVPRLGGIALFLGWVAGGAVLWMLGEPSSMLLRVGAGVVIIFAVGLIDDLRTLTPRAKLAGQLLAAGVSVALGLRIEFLSLPSFIGGPHGLEQIVYLGPWSVPITLLWLVGVTNAVNLLDGLDGLAAGVVAIAAVPTLLAAASRGLADPAALLMVLAAGCVAFLRYNFSPARIFMGDSGALTLGFAFAAASALGSAKGPAVLAMLVPVLSLGVPLFDTAWAVVRRSMARRPLGEADNGHLHYRLLARWQAPRQVVLALYGVSAALGSLALLVTPQSRMSLVPPLGLLAVAAMMIVRVAWDQRSRPHRVEGEGWADGRSGGHADLRHPARGHQARARYQGS
- a CDS encoding AtpZ/AtpI family protein, which codes for MGRYAAILSWGFNTAAALVAGILGGQYLDRRWGTEPWLSLAGVILAIVVSLVSLVREIMRLEKMDRR
- the atpE gene encoding ATP synthase F0 subunit C, translating into MEFLAVTLAIALPAMMSAFGQGWATTRAVESIARQPEAAGEIRGALLIALAFMEALTLFSFVIAYILSGKITVG
- the atpA gene encoding F0F1 ATP synthase subunit alpha gives rise to the protein MTIRPEEITSVLKREIERFEAEPAVEEVGTVIMVGDGIARVHGLSECMASELLLFPGDLYGMALNLEEDNIGVVLLGPYSHLKEGDPVRRTGRIIEVPVGEALIGRVVNPLGQPLDGKGPIQTNTFRPVEAKAPGVIDRRKVQQPLQTGLKAIDSMIPIGRGQRELIIGDRQTGKTALAVDTIINQRGQDVICIYVAIGQKASTVAGVVDVLRQKGAMEYTIVVSATASEPAPLLYIAPYAGCAMGEYFMYKGQDVLVVYDDLSKHAAAYRELSLLLRRPPGREAFPGDIFYLHSRLLERSAKLDDRLGGGSLTALPIIETQAGDISAYIPTNVISITDGQIYLETDLFYAGIRPAINVGRSVSRVGGDAQVKAMRQVAGRLRLDLSQYRELAAFAQFGSSLDRATQARLTRGERVTEILKQGQYQPMPVEEQVAVIFAGVNGFLDDMPVEQVQPFERQFLAYLRTQRASLLQQIREKKALDDDLIQQLKAAIQEVKARMQAAEPPKAAG